A portion of the Deltaproteobacteria bacterium HGW-Deltaproteobacteria-18 genome contains these proteins:
- a CDS encoding sulfite exporter TauE/SafE family protein, whose translation MEWLYVLMPIAGVKIFWPGLIILGVGVGIIGGFFGMGGAWMVTPGLNILGFPMAFAIGTDIAHMAGKSLISTMRHGKFGNVDYKLGLIMLVGTVVGFEAGAQMVMWLERIGSVEKVVRWIYIGLLAFIAWMVFHDVAKRRAKEKAALARGEKLTGLETGVEWHKTLHKIKIPPMVHLKEAGIYCSAWLPIFVSFFTGWLAGILGIGGGLIRMPALIYMIGCPTHVAVGTDLFEVAISGLYGAATYTWKGRTELVAAMIMLVGAAMGAQVGAVATKYIKGYGIRIAFGLAVIGCMLSILLKLVQPWLPAYKVLLDTASTVLVLGLVCAMSTYIFVRMVQGVKMELASKNRKS comes from the coding sequence ATGGAATGGCTCTATGTCCTCATGCCCATTGCAGGCGTTAAAATTTTCTGGCCCGGCCTGATCATTCTTGGCGTCGGCGTCGGCATCATCGGTGGCTTTTTTGGTATGGGTGGTGCATGGATGGTCACCCCCGGTCTCAACATCCTCGGTTTTCCCATGGCCTTCGCCATTGGCACAGACATCGCGCACATGGCGGGTAAATCGCTTATTTCAACCATGCGCCACGGCAAGTTTGGAAACGTGGACTATAAACTTGGTTTGATCATGCTGGTCGGCACGGTGGTCGGCTTCGAGGCCGGGGCCCAGATGGTCATGTGGCTGGAGCGCATCGGCAGTGTGGAGAAGGTCGTACGCTGGATCTACATTGGGCTTCTGGCCTTCATTGCCTGGATGGTTTTTCATGACGTCGCCAAGCGCAGGGCCAAGGAAAAGGCCGCTCTCGCCCGTGGTGAAAAGCTGACCGGACTTGAGACCGGCGTCGAGTGGCACAAGACCCTGCACAAGATCAAGATTCCCCCAATGGTCCACCTGAAGGAAGCCGGCATATACTGCTCCGCCTGGTTGCCCATTTTCGTCAGCTTCTTTACCGGTTGGCTCGCTGGTATCCTCGGTATTGGCGGCGGTCTGATCCGTATGCCCGCCCTGATCTACATGATCGGTTGCCCGACTCACGTCGCGGTGGGTACTGACCTTTTTGAAGTGGCCATCTCCGGTCTGTACGGCGCGGCCACCTATACCTGGAAGGGTCGGACCGAGCTGGTCGCGGCCATGATCATGCTCGTCGGCGCGGCCATGGGCGCTCAGGTCGGCGCAGTCGCGACCAAGTACATCAAGGGCTACGGCATCCGTATCGCTTTTGGCCTGGCCGTCATCGGTTGCATGTTGTCCATTCTGCTGAAGCTGGTCCAGCCCTGGCTGCCCGCATACAAGGTGTTGCTTGACACCGCGTCAACGGTCCTGGTTCTCGGGTTGGTATGCGCCATGTCCACGTACATATTTGTGCGCATGGTCCAGGGAGTAAAGATGGAATTGGCTTCGAAGAACCGTAAGAGCTAG
- a CDS encoding response regulator: MSSLENCRFLFVDDEEDFLATLTKYMRRKKLSVVTANSGQAALDWFVNNCVDIVVLDVKMPDLNGVEVLRRMRELKGDDFGVIILSGHAHTDIALEAMRAGANDFLLKPCAVEELLERIDLLNDRISEHRCACDPGQRA; encoded by the coding sequence ATGAGTTCTCTGGAAAACTGCAGGTTTTTGTTTGTGGATGACGAAGAGGATTTTTTGGCCACGTTGACCAAATACATGCGGCGCAAGAAACTGAGCGTGGTCACGGCAAATTCCGGTCAGGCCGCCTTGGACTGGTTCGTCAACAATTGCGTGGATATAGTCGTTCTTGACGTCAAGATGCCTGACTTGAATGGCGTGGAGGTGTTGCGCAGAATGCGCGAACTCAAGGGCGATGATTTCGGGGTGATCATCCTTTCCGGCCATGCCCACACGGATATCGCCCTGGAAGCGATGCGGGCCGGGGCCAATGATTTTTTGCTCAAGCCGTGCGCCGTGGAAGAACTTTTGGAACGTATCGACCTGCTCAATGATCGCATATCGGAACACCGATGTGCCTGCGATCCCGGCCAGCGAGCCTAA
- a CDS encoding Fis family transcriptional regulator, with the protein MRYSYPPILNPVINLEKPLKEWSFTRLLLLIGTPLVAAVMLVMTVSTYRIASHYLNRAYARNAHTRALAQAHEIEKILVDARYELLNLGQADLTAESIQAYMMGRPTTKRNRYAEIAFHAVNPDKNFLLLNTGEHIWRVPSDKASEIKFGTFTKKEKIEGKLEDFVQINPPIQVYYTSVPYLGSVENMEFSVIRLSTPVMDRDKVFMGYLTVSLDITEIQRIMTLFSSRQSPLYIFPQEKERARSFFFDAAGWLICETGPTTTGRPHVSIDAIRTGLQGDMGRPGFATAFRPNPQYEKYWAVVSAVQSGKDGEIDFSNFLNDPDNTARDHFLYYVPIRFQEEAGSEPAILGGIGCIDSSFMLKSSRYEIAMALSISWLVALLLTLGAFFYLNRRISKPIKLLTNAAEKLTLGDETAALDISPLPRELRHLQRVMNVLLLQLQVARDETTLRQNKVFEEMQRQPVCLDSMVDALRQESFQDVGHSAGIVGSGQAVRELNAMIHKASQVMADVLIVGETGTGKELTAEAIHRISARAKGPFISINCGALDENLLMDALFGHVKGAFSEAKADRKGAFLAASGGTLHLDEIGNASPKVQQALLRALAARVIRPLGSDHEQPFDARVIAATNVDLLECSRNGTFREDLYYRLAVVTIITPPLRDRKDDIPALVRSFLAEEALVTGKTPPDLSRGALDKLLQYDWPGNIRELKNCITRAMTFTEGQILLADHLAFGQVKPTSRDTEVSTSPVIPIPKGASPTAFPDLASDTEHQPPVADGERPHQIKTKLRSTVSDALRGLDLNSRQKKAWPSIVASGGTNRALYQSALGEEVSVRTAQYDLQDMVNKGLLVKTGKGPSSRYVIADQIQ; encoded by the coding sequence ATGCGCTACTCGTATCCGCCCATTCTTAATCCGGTCATCAACCTGGAGAAGCCCCTCAAGGAGTGGAGCTTCACGCGCCTGCTGCTCCTGATCGGCACGCCGTTGGTTGCGGCGGTCATGCTAGTCATGACCGTGTCCACATACCGCATCGCCTCCCACTACCTGAACCGGGCCTATGCGCGGAACGCCCACACCAGGGCCCTGGCCCAGGCCCATGAAATCGAGAAGATCCTCGTCGATGCCCGCTACGAACTCCTGAACCTCGGCCAGGCGGACCTGACGGCCGAGTCCATCCAGGCGTACATGATGGGCAGACCCACCACGAAACGGAACCGTTACGCCGAGATAGCCTTCCACGCCGTGAATCCTGACAAGAATTTCCTGCTCCTGAACACGGGGGAGCATATCTGGAGGGTGCCGAGCGACAAGGCCTCCGAAATCAAGTTCGGGACATTCACCAAAAAGGAGAAAATCGAGGGAAAACTGGAGGATTTCGTACAGATCAACCCGCCCATCCAAGTCTATTACACCTCCGTCCCCTATCTGGGTTCCGTCGAGAACATGGAATTTTCGGTCATCCGGCTCAGCACTCCGGTCATGGACAGGGACAAAGTCTTCATGGGTTACCTGACGGTGTCCCTGGACATTACCGAAATCCAGCGCATCATGACGCTGTTTTCCTCGCGGCAGTCACCCCTGTACATATTTCCCCAGGAGAAGGAGCGCGCGAGGAGCTTTTTCTTCGACGCCGCAGGGTGGCTCATCTGCGAAACAGGGCCCACGACGACGGGTCGCCCCCATGTTTCCATCGACGCCATCCGCACCGGGCTCCAGGGAGACATGGGTCGGCCAGGCTTCGCCACCGCCTTCCGCCCCAATCCGCAATATGAGAAGTACTGGGCCGTGGTCTCTGCGGTCCAATCCGGCAAGGATGGAGAAATCGACTTCTCCAATTTTTTGAACGATCCGGATAATACGGCCAGGGATCACTTCCTGTATTACGTGCCCATCCGGTTCCAGGAGGAAGCGGGGAGCGAGCCGGCCATCCTCGGGGGCATCGGATGTATCGACAGCAGCTTCATGCTCAAGTCTTCGCGCTACGAGATCGCCATGGCGCTGAGCATTTCCTGGCTCGTCGCGCTCCTTTTGACCTTGGGAGCTTTCTTCTACCTCAACCGCAGAATCAGCAAACCCATAAAACTGCTGACCAATGCCGCTGAAAAGCTGACTCTTGGAGACGAAACTGCCGCTCTCGACATTTCTCCCCTGCCCAGGGAATTGCGCCATCTCCAGCGTGTCATGAACGTCCTCCTGCTGCAGCTGCAGGTCGCGCGGGACGAGACGACACTTCGTCAGAACAAGGTGTTCGAAGAAATGCAGCGCCAGCCTGTCTGTCTGGACTCCATGGTTGACGCGCTTCGCCAGGAGAGTTTCCAGGACGTCGGACACTCAGCCGGCATCGTCGGTTCCGGCCAGGCAGTGCGCGAACTCAACGCCATGATTCACAAGGCCTCCCAGGTCATGGCCGACGTGCTCATCGTCGGGGAGACGGGAACCGGCAAGGAGCTCACGGCTGAAGCCATCCACCGAATCAGCGCCCGCGCCAAGGGCCCATTCATTTCCATAAATTGCGGTGCCTTGGACGAAAACCTCCTGATGGACGCTCTTTTCGGCCATGTGAAAGGAGCCTTTTCCGAGGCCAAGGCCGATCGCAAGGGCGCTTTCCTGGCCGCGTCGGGAGGCACGCTGCACCTCGACGAGATCGGCAACGCATCCCCAAAGGTCCAGCAGGCCCTGCTGCGCGCCCTGGCTGCGCGTGTCATTCGCCCCCTCGGCAGCGACCATGAGCAACCCTTCGATGCTCGGGTCATCGCGGCGACCAACGTCGACCTGCTCGAATGTTCGCGCAACGGGACATTTCGCGAAGACCTCTACTACCGTCTGGCGGTCGTCACCATCATCACTCCGCCATTGCGCGATCGCAAGGATGACATCCCCGCCCTGGTACGCTCATTCCTCGCGGAAGAGGCCCTGGTCACGGGCAAGACCCCGCCCGACCTGAGCCGAGGGGCTCTGGACAAGCTCCTGCAGTACGACTGGCCAGGCAACATCCGGGAACTGAAGAACTGCATCACCCGGGCAATGACCTTTACCGAAGGCCAAATCCTTCTGGCCGACCACCTTGCCTTCGGGCAAGTCAAGCCCACGTCGCGCGACACTGAAGTCTCGACCTCGCCCGTGATCCCGATCCCAAAGGGTGCAAGCCCTACGGCTTTTCCCGACCTGGCTTCGGACACTGAACACCAGCCTCCGGTTGCGGATGGGGAAAGGCCACACCAGATTAAGACCAAATTACGCTCGACCGTCTCCGATGCTCTGCGGGGCCTCGATCTGAATTCACGACAAAAAAAGGCATGGCCTTCAATTGTCGCATCCGGTGGCACGAACCGTGCTTTGTATCAAAGCGCGCTCGGGGAGGAAGTCTCGGTGCGCACCGCGCAATATGACTTGCAGGATATGGTCAACAAGGGCCTGCTGGTCAAAACCGGCAAGGGACCTTCATCCCGGTACGTCATAGCGGATCAAATTCAGTAA
- a CDS encoding FMN-binding glutamate synthase family protein — MIQWPKSNDVLGTTNRGNPAESGLCTLCRSDCAGKCETWMSCLKGRHMLYPRDFGSVTAGSANTCHVGVSYNSLRIQGFSYGAHGVAQGRTTNPDDCLFTNVSLETAFGATEKTKVRLPLMTGALGSTFIAAKYWDSFAAGCALVGIPIVIGENVVGVDRASTLENGHIEKSPELDRRINIYNRYYDGFGAIIVQLNVEDARNGVAEYVIEKYGSNVCIELKWGQGAKNIGGEIEVTSLDYALFLKKRGYLVDPDPELPEVQEAFKAGAIKGFARHSRLGYTDLPSSDAVHQNFMETVAYLRRLGYTKISLKTGSYGMEALAMAIKYATEADLDLLTIDGSGGGTGMSPWNMMETWGVPSVLLHSKAVEYGNVLAAQGKKVVDMSFAGGLAREDHIFKALALGAPFVKLICMGRTLMIPGFLGSNIEGALNPDRKEKVAGNWDTLPKTVKDIGESPEQIFAGYESLKARIGADEMKNVPYGAIAAWTLADKLGAGLQQLLAGARKFSVTEITRGDIVSANRETAHETGIRFITDVQDEIARKILS, encoded by the coding sequence ATGATCCAATGGCCCAAAAGCAACGATGTTCTCGGCACCACCAACCGCGGAAACCCGGCCGAATCCGGCCTGTGCACGTTATGCCGCTCCGACTGCGCCGGTAAATGCGAAACCTGGATGTCCTGCCTCAAAGGTCGGCACATGCTCTATCCCAGGGATTTCGGCTCCGTCACCGCCGGCAGCGCGAACACCTGTCACGTCGGCGTGAGCTACAATTCCCTGCGCATCCAGGGCTTCAGCTACGGCGCTCACGGCGTCGCCCAGGGCCGCACGACAAATCCCGACGATTGCCTTTTCACCAACGTCTCCCTGGAAACCGCCTTCGGCGCCACGGAAAAGACCAAGGTTCGGCTGCCGCTCATGACCGGCGCCCTGGGCTCGACCTTCATCGCCGCCAAATACTGGGACTCCTTCGCCGCGGGTTGCGCCCTGGTGGGCATCCCCATCGTCATCGGCGAGAACGTGGTCGGCGTCGACCGAGCCTCGACCCTGGAAAACGGACACATCGAAAAATCCCCGGAACTCGACCGCCGCATCAACATTTACAACCGCTACTATGACGGCTTCGGCGCGATCATCGTTCAGCTCAATGTCGAAGACGCGCGCAACGGCGTGGCCGAGTACGTCATCGAAAAGTACGGCAGCAACGTCTGCATCGAGCTCAAGTGGGGACAGGGCGCCAAGAACATCGGCGGCGAAATCGAAGTCACGAGCCTTGATTACGCCCTGTTCCTGAAAAAGCGCGGCTACCTGGTCGATCCGGACCCCGAACTGCCCGAAGTGCAAGAGGCCTTCAAGGCCGGTGCCATCAAGGGTTTTGCCCGCCACAGCCGCCTGGGCTACACCGATCTGCCGTCCTCCGACGCCGTGCACCAGAACTTCATGGAGACCGTGGCCTACCTGCGCAGGCTCGGCTACACCAAAATCTCCCTCAAGACCGGCTCCTACGGCATGGAAGCCCTGGCCATGGCCATCAAGTACGCCACCGAGGCGGACCTCGACCTGCTGACCATCGACGGCTCCGGCGGCGGCACGGGCATGAGCCCCTGGAACATGATGGAGACCTGGGGCGTCCCGTCCGTCCTGCTGCACTCCAAGGCAGTGGAATACGGCAACGTCCTGGCCGCCCAGGGCAAGAAGGTCGTGGACATGTCCTTTGCAGGCGGCCTGGCCCGTGAGGACCACATCTTCAAGGCCCTGGCGCTGGGCGCCCCCTTCGTCAAACTGATCTGCATGGGCCGCACGCTCATGATCCCCGGTTTCCTGGGCTCCAACATCGAAGGAGCGCTGAACCCCGACCGCAAGGAAAAAGTCGCCGGCAACTGGGATACCCTGCCCAAGACCGTAAAAGACATCGGGGAAAGCCCAGAACAGATCTTTGCGGGCTACGAGTCCCTCAAGGCCAGAATCGGTGCCGACGAGATGAAAAATGTGCCCTACGGTGCCATCGCCGCCTGGACCCTGGCCGACAAGCTCGGCGCGGGCCTGCAGCAGCTCCTGGCCGGTGCCCGCAAGTTCTCGGTCACCGAGATCACCCGCGGCGACATCGTCTCCGCCAACCGCGAAACCGCGCACGAGACCGGCATCCGGTTCATTACCGACGTGCAGGACGAAATCGCACGCAAGATCCTGTCCTGA
- a CDS encoding transcriptional regulator — protein MEDYLKQAIEIVKAQASVRNMNEDEITSMIRALTQSIRGVAEGVAPVVDTEPAVDPKNAIREKSVICCECGKSFKVLTKRHLATHGLTPEEYREKYGYKKGTSLVAKSLARDRRKTMQGMKLWEKRKKAVKTAE, from the coding sequence ATGGAAGATTATCTGAAGCAAGCAATCGAAATCGTGAAGGCCCAGGCCTCTGTCCGCAACATGAACGAAGACGAAATCACCTCGATGATCCGCGCCCTGACGCAGAGCATCCGTGGCGTCGCCGAAGGTGTTGCCCCCGTTGTCGACACGGAACCCGCTGTCGACCCCAAAAACGCCATCCGTGAGAAGAGCGTCATCTGCTGCGAATGCGGCAAGTCCTTCAAGGTCCTGACCAAACGCCACCTGGCCACCCATGGCCTGACCCCTGAAGAGTACCGTGAAAAGTACGGCTACAAGAAGGGCACCTCGCTGGTCGCCAAGTCCCTGGCGCGCGACCGCCGCAAGACCATGCAGGGCATGAAGCTCTGGGAAAAGCGCAAAAAGGCCGTCAAGACAGCCGAATAA
- a CDS encoding sensor histidine kinase translates to MTIRPDSTEEFPASKEEWMIFVAQSRKTQHDLLERIKELNCLYGISRLAQHREQPLNELLTGIADLIRSSWQYPDISCASIRLGDTRHNSGNFARTRWCQSSPIVIDADECGAVEVCYLEERPDSDEGPFLREERSLIDAVADQIGRIVAQRRAEEQMRALSQELIMAQENERQRIARELHDHLAQDLSLARAELDRIGCGLPENGPWRAQNGAVAERLGTAIRSIRDLAYGLLPPGLTELGLVETVLAHCEDFSLRHGIAVDVFADGLGGVAFDFDTQINIYRLIQEALNNVRKHAKASRVIIRLLGSYPNLLVRIEDDGCGADMDRCLSQAGRTKRMGLWSMRERVKLLGGKISFRSKPGQGLHIRIETPLNRSSNEHA, encoded by the coding sequence ATGACCATCCGCCCCGACAGCACCGAAGAATTTCCCGCCTCGAAAGAAGAGTGGATGATATTCGTGGCCCAGAGCCGCAAGACTCAGCACGATCTGCTTGAACGCATAAAAGAACTCAATTGCCTCTACGGCATCAGCAGGCTGGCCCAGCATCGCGAACAGCCGCTGAATGAGCTCCTGACAGGCATCGCCGACCTGATCCGCTCTTCCTGGCAATATCCTGACATCTCCTGTGCCTCCATCCGCCTTGGCGACACGCGGCACAACTCCGGCAACTTCGCGCGCACCCGATGGTGCCAATCCAGTCCCATCGTCATCGACGCAGACGAATGCGGCGCGGTCGAAGTCTGCTATCTGGAGGAACGTCCGGACAGCGATGAGGGTCCTTTTCTGCGCGAGGAACGCAGCCTCATCGACGCCGTAGCCGACCAGATCGGCCGCATCGTGGCCCAGCGACGGGCCGAGGAACAGATGCGCGCCCTGTCCCAGGAGCTGATCATGGCCCAGGAAAACGAACGCCAGCGCATCGCCCGCGAACTGCACGACCACCTGGCCCAGGACCTCTCCCTGGCCCGGGCCGAACTGGATCGCATCGGCTGCGGTCTGCCCGAAAACGGGCCCTGGCGTGCCCAGAACGGTGCCGTCGCCGAGAGACTCGGCACGGCCATCCGCTCCATCCGCGATTTGGCTTACGGCCTGCTCCCGCCGGGCCTGACCGAGCTTGGCCTGGTCGAAACCGTGCTCGCGCACTGCGAGGATTTCTCCCTGCGCCACGGCATCGCCGTCGACGTCTTTGCCGACGGGCTTGGCGGGGTCGCCTTTGATTTCGACACCCAGATCAACATCTACCGCCTCATCCAGGAAGCCTTGAACAATGTGCGCAAACACGCCAAGGCCAGCCGCGTGATCATCCGCCTGCTGGGATCCTATCCCAATCTGCTGGTACGCATCGAGGACGACGGCTGCGGCGCGGACATGGACCGCTGCCTGTCCCAGGCCGGTCGCACCAAACGCATGGGGCTGTGGAGCATGCGCGAGCGGGTCAAACTCCTGGGCGGCAAGATCAGCTTTCGCTCCAAGCCCGGACAAGGCCTGCACATCCGCATCGAAACCCCGCTCAACAGGAGCAGCAATGAGCACGCCTAA
- a CDS encoding phosphoenolpyruvate synthase, producing the protein MGLRDWLDAILPKGQPKRDNDTVLRSFRIQYKHFKDLLLSNAELGALMAQIDQKLKGSELFGISEIRALATRSVFHTMCMVTALNVISKNRYSVLQEMVEHINGRISGILDSKPQPIVDKYTYPLSTVDRNLVDVVGGKCANLGEIQNHAKISTPPGFAITTAAYDAFIQTMGLRDEILKLLREAKADNPVTVVTVSETISRTINQVRVPEHVLRAMLETWDATFPDPTSARAALRSSAIGEDGILSFSGQYRTILGVTRQSLESAFREVLASLFSPRAITYRIHHGVSFEQCAMGMACIEMVDALASGIIFSRHPVNPLSDEMVLNAIWGLGAYAVDGIIEPDTWHIKPTPALTISSQHVAYKRVKLISDAKGKHEAAVPEAMRALPCLNAEQVLELAAIAARLEAHYHHPQDIEWALNTQGRIMILQSRPMRLASVHHDGLSTTAIEGAELLLDNADIACSGIGTGQAVLATALKDLSDFPENGILIAPHSLPNYVLVMNRAQAIVTEAGSITGHMASLAREFDVPAILNAKHATTRITNGQTLTVDAITGRVYAGIVEELVVFKSASKFKIADTPVHATLRQVADQIIPLHLLDPKSPLFRPESCTTLHDVMRFVHELCYTEMFRISDRASDAGAVSCQLKAKLPIDLHLIDLGGGLKDADGPYVYPEQITSEPLSALLSGMLRPEVHQRGPRPINVGGFLSVMSQHLLEPPTVQAQRFGERSYGIISDKYLNFSSRVGYHYSVIDAYCGETMSKNYITFQFKGGAADEIRRERRVRCIAEILGRLGFVTDVRGDMTQARFQKYTQEEIRDRLDQLGRLLIVTRQMDMLMTSEASVKTMADNFMAGDYH; encoded by the coding sequence ATGGGACTCCGTGACTGGCTCGACGCGATCCTTCCCAAAGGGCAGCCGAAACGCGATAATGACACCGTACTGAGATCATTTCGCATTCAGTACAAGCACTTCAAGGATCTGCTCCTGTCCAATGCGGAATTAGGCGCGCTGATGGCTCAAATCGATCAAAAGCTCAAAGGATCCGAGCTGTTCGGCATAAGCGAAATTCGCGCGCTGGCGACCCGGAGCGTCTTTCACACCATGTGCATGGTCACGGCCCTGAACGTCATTTCCAAAAATCGCTACAGCGTCCTTCAGGAAATGGTGGAACACATCAATGGCCGCATTTCAGGCATTCTCGACAGCAAACCTCAGCCCATCGTGGACAAATACACATATCCGCTCTCCACGGTGGACAGAAATCTAGTCGATGTCGTCGGAGGGAAATGCGCAAATCTAGGAGAAATCCAAAATCACGCAAAAATCTCCACGCCTCCCGGTTTCGCGATAACAACCGCAGCCTACGACGCCTTCATCCAAACCATGGGTTTGCGCGATGAAATTCTCAAACTTCTTCGCGAAGCGAAGGCTGACAATCCAGTCACCGTTGTCACCGTGTCGGAAACCATCTCCAGGACAATCAACCAGGTCCGGGTCCCTGAACATGTCTTGCGCGCCATGCTCGAAACGTGGGATGCAACGTTTCCCGATCCCACTTCGGCGCGGGCCGCATTGCGCTCCAGCGCCATCGGGGAAGACGGAATTCTCTCCTTCTCCGGCCAATACCGGACCATTCTCGGTGTCACGAGACAATCCCTTGAGAGCGCTTTTCGCGAAGTGCTGGCCAGTCTTTTTTCTCCCCGAGCCATCACCTACCGCATCCATCACGGCGTATCCTTCGAGCAATGCGCAATGGGCATGGCCTGTATCGAAATGGTGGATGCCCTGGCCAGCGGGATCATTTTCTCTCGCCATCCCGTCAACCCGCTCTCTGATGAAATGGTCCTGAACGCCATCTGGGGTCTGGGCGCTTATGCCGTGGACGGAATCATCGAACCTGACACGTGGCATATCAAACCGACTCCCGCACTGACCATCTCTTCGCAGCATGTTGCATACAAACGAGTAAAATTGATTTCCGACGCCAAGGGAAAACATGAGGCGGCTGTGCCCGAAGCAATGCGAGCGTTGCCCTGTCTCAATGCAGAGCAGGTCCTGGAGCTTGCAGCGATCGCAGCCAGGCTCGAAGCGCATTACCATCACCCCCAGGACATCGAATGGGCTTTGAACACGCAAGGCCGGATCATGATCCTGCAAAGCAGGCCCATGCGACTCGCGAGCGTTCATCACGACGGGCTTTCGACAACGGCCATCGAAGGCGCCGAACTTCTGCTTGATAATGCCGACATCGCCTGTTCCGGCATCGGCACGGGTCAAGCCGTTCTGGCCACTGCTTTGAAAGATCTCTCCGATTTTCCCGAAAACGGCATTCTGATCGCTCCTCACTCCCTGCCCAATTACGTTCTGGTCATGAACAGGGCCCAGGCCATCGTCACCGAGGCAGGCAGCATCACCGGCCACATGGCATCCCTGGCCCGTGAATTCGACGTTCCTGCCATACTCAATGCCAAGCATGCCACGACACGGATCACAAATGGCCAGACTCTGACCGTGGATGCCATCACCGGCCGGGTCTACGCCGGAATCGTCGAGGAGCTCGTGGTTTTCAAATCCGCAAGCAAATTCAAGATTGCCGACACGCCCGTCCACGCTACCCTCAGACAGGTCGCGGACCAGATCATTCCCTTGCACCTGCTTGATCCCAAGTCTCCCCTGTTCCGACCGGAGTCCTGCACCACGCTGCATGATGTCATGCGGTTCGTGCATGAACTCTGTTACACGGAAATGTTCCGCATCAGCGACCGCGCTTCCGATGCCGGAGCCGTGTCCTGCCAACTGAAGGCCAAACTGCCCATAGATCTGCATCTCATCGACTTGGGTGGAGGGCTGAAAGATGCCGACGGCCCCTATGTATATCCCGAACAGATCACTTCCGAGCCCCTGTCCGCGCTGCTGTCCGGCATGCTTCGGCCTGAGGTTCATCAGCGAGGCCCCCGCCCGATCAACGTGGGGGGCTTTCTCTCCGTCATGAGCCAACACCTGCTCGAACCGCCCACGGTCCAGGCGCAGCGCTTCGGCGAACGCAGTTACGGCATCATCTCCGACAAGTACCTCAATTTCAGTTCCCGTGTGGGCTATCATTACAGCGTAATAGATGCCTATTGCGGAGAAACCATGTCCAAGAACTATATCACGTTCCAGTTCAAGGGCGGTGCGGCAGACGAAATACGCCGCGAACGCAGAGTACGCTGCATCGCCGAAATTCTCGGACGCCTCGGCTTTGTCACCGATGTCCGCGGGGACATGACGCAGGCCAGATTCCAGAAGTACACCCAGGAAGAGATCCGGGATCGTCTGGATCAACTGGGCCGACTGCTCATTGTCACCCGGCAAATGGACATGCTCATGACCAGCGAAGCCTCTGTAAAAACCATGGCCGACAATTTCATGGCCGGCGATTATCATTAG
- a CDS encoding DUF4881 domain-containing protein — protein MNIKRTLFMLMVAILTFGVLGCDEYGKVDQGRVIAFDKDKQTVTVIEDKNMDSQNPDYAILPPHTYTMPSDPAERGADPKVGLRMKIDAEAKIIKIFNPNTQVIEELSIAIVDAQKDIAKDHPLVFDKDAKAAKKFPVVDKDKKTITIYSGRQKLLVTFSVPEEYFNFPEYTWDAGDEVRIYWKEKGTAIRFMNISKTDIFKK, from the coding sequence ATGAATATCAAACGCACTCTCTTCATGCTCATGGTCGCAATACTGACCTTCGGGGTTCTGGGTTGCGATGAATATGGCAAGGTCGATCAGGGGCGGGTCATCGCGTTCGACAAGGACAAGCAGACCGTGACCGTCATTGAAGACAAGAACATGGATTCCCAGAATCCCGACTACGCGATTCTGCCTCCGCATACATATACAATGCCCAGTGACCCCGCAGAGCGAGGAGCCGACCCCAAGGTGGGACTGCGCATGAAGATCGATGCTGAAGCCAAGATCATCAAGATCTTCAATCCGAACACTCAGGTGATTGAAGAGTTGTCCATCGCCATCGTTGATGCGCAAAAAGACATTGCCAAGGACCACCCGCTGGTATTCGACAAGGACGCAAAGGCGGCCAAGAAGTTTCCCGTGGTCGACAAGGACAAGAAGACCATCACGATCTATTCCGGCCGACAGAAGTTGCTGGTCACGTTCAGCGTACCAGAGGAGTATTTCAACTTTCCGGAATACACGTGGGATGCCGGTGACGAAGTGCGCATATACTGGAAAGAAAAAGGCACGGCCATCCGTTTCATGAACATCTCAAAGACCGACATCTTCAAGAAGTAA